The window GCCTAGCTGATTTTCAGCCATTCTTCCCAAACAACTCGAATATCAACTGTATACCACAATTAGCTACTACAAAATGCCCACACATCCTAATCGATGGAGGTGCACACAGCAGCATCACAAATGACAAACAAGCAGTAACCAATTTTATCCCAACTAGCGAACCATTAATAACCTCCGCAAACAATACCCCATTTAACATAATAGGTACAGGTACCATAGAATTAAACCTAAACAATTACCATATAGCAATACCAGTATACGTTGCAGAAGATGATCTACCAtatccatatataatatctGAATACGATCTGAGACAACAAAACATATACAAACATAACACCCCATCCGACACATATCTAGCGTCTTATACACATAACTTCAAAGAAATCAAATTGACCCCACACGCACGAGTGCATGTACTAGATAAATCACATATCGAACATAACACGTATAGTGAGCAACTCCCCCCAAATGAGAAACCACTATCTGCACACTCTATATGCGCTCACTTTAGctccaaaaaaatcaaagaaCTTCTTCAGACAACACGACCATCCGTACAAAATCTATTACCTCGCACGTACAACGAAAAAATACTGAAAACTTTATCAGATAAACAACAATGTTCGTTATGTTTACAAGCTAAAAttcataaaataaacaataaaaaggaatttCTGGCTAACGCATCCCAACCAttagaaataatatcaatagaTTACATGGAACTAGGTAAACAGCAATATTTATGCTTAATCGATCACTACACGCGATACCTATGGATGTTGTACACGAAAGACAAACAACAAACAGCAGTGCACCtacaaaattttattcaaaaagaaatcaaCAATGTACCATTTCAAATACAAACAATATTTTCCGATAACGCATTGGAATTCAAATCAACTTCAGTCGTAAACTTATTATCCTCCTACggaataaaacaaaaattctCGCCAAGCTATCAACCAGCAATAAATGGCATCTGTGAAAGAAGTCATAGAACTATATTAAACGCGGCACGAGCAATATATCTAGAAACCAAATGCCCTATAGAAGTATTTCCTTACCTAATTCAATATTGTGTGCAATGGTATAACTTAGTACCCCACAGCCACACGAAAAAAACACCAACTGAATCATTATATGGAATCGTCAGAATAACGAAAGCACTATTCCACCCATTCGGTTGCAAAGTTATATATTACTCTCATAGACAATCACTAAAGCACAAACTAGAAACTAACTCTGCCATAGGCATCTATCTAGGCTTTAATCAAAACCAAACTTTCGCTTACTACGTATTAGACCTTCATTCACAGACTGTAGCAGAAACTAATACTGTATACTTTTTAGACCACATCATTGGATTCCAAGAACTTGCAGCAACTGCGGAAAAACACCGAGAAATATTACAACTCCTAAAAGAACCAACTACAATAAAGACTATTGCAACTATCAGTAAACCAACGACATCCATACCTACCTCACCATCTTTGAGTGAAGCTGGTAAATACAATGAATGGAAAAATGCCATAATTAATGAATTACAAAATCACAAATCGTTTAACACATTTGAAATAGTTTCCACACCCTCTAAAGCAAAATTATTACCTACAAAATGGGTATTTACCGTAAAACGAGATCGTGAAGGAAATATCAGCAAATACAAAGCAAGACTTACTGCATGCGGCAATAGAGATATACCATTAGACCCGGTGGATACAACATCACCCACAACGGACATCACATTACTAAAACTATTGCTAGCATTCTGCGTACAGTACAACTGGCACACCTTAACAGCCGATGTAAAATCAGCATACCTCCATGCAAATATCAACCGTGATACATACCTAAGAATACCTAAATATTTAGAACTCCACTACAATATACCTAAATCACAACAACACCAATGTTTAAAACTCAACAGATCACTTTATGGACTATCCGACAGCGGAAGAAATTGgttcaaatatatttataacacCTTAACTAACTTAAATTACCATCCATTTAAAAGTTGCGACACTATTTTCTATAAAACCATTGGCAAAATATTCATCataatattactatatGTAGACGacctattaataataacacctAATTCAATGGCAAGTGACACAgcaataaaagaaatatccAGAACAGACATTACAATAGGCTCCGTATCacatttacaaaaatttttaggattaaactttgaaaaacaaaaagaaaaacttttccTATGGTCCacatataataaacatCAATGGCTAACAACGCCAAAATATACTAACAATCCAAGTCCATCAACTTATATAACAAACAAAGATATTGATCAATACCAAAATGACGAAAGCACCCTTAGATCTATCGTTGGACAACTTAATTACGTAGCACTATCAACCAGACCTGATTTAACATATGCGACACATTATCTATccaaaacaataacattaaaaacTAGCCATATATGGAAATGGGCTCAAAAAGCATTATCATATTATCATACAACTAAAGATCAACGATTATATTACCGCCCAACAACACCAAGCGAATGGAAATTTACCATATACGCAGACTCTGATCATGGCTCAGATCCTATAACGCGAAAAAGCACAAGCGGATTCATCGCATTTATCGGAAACTGTCCAATATATTGGCGAACACAAAAATCATCACGAATCATAACTTCATCAACAGCAAGCGAATTATACTCTTTAAAACAAGCAATAGATAGTACAAAATGGATACAGAATACAGCAAACGAAATAGCAACAATCACCAACACAAAAACATTTCCTACGAGAACCATTCATCAAGATAATACTAGCACAATAAACGCAATGTCAGCAGAATTCTTTCGATACAAACAATGGGATATTATATATCGATACATCAATGAAATGGTGAAAATGGGagaaattatattaaaatatcaccCAACAGAAGACCTAATGGCAGATGCATTGACCAAACCTATAGATTCACAGAAGTTCTCACATCACATAAGGAATATGCAaatttcataaaaaaaaaaaaaaaaaaaaaaaagtaggGGAAATGTTGGGGCATACGCCCACCGTATAAAATGCGAACTCGCTGCAAGACAATTGCTAGCGATGCgcatattaataatatcgaaGATAAGaatgaaatataaataacatctatataaatatatatgaaacGTCAAGCACAACCCATAGAAAGGACATATAAAGAATGTCTATCGCAAGAAGTAAAGTAGTAAATGAGTCAACTACAAGAAGTGCTACACGTATACAAAGCGGATCATGAGAACGCTGCTAATACGAAACAATAACGAACAAGTTATAGTAATAGAAATGCAGAAATTGACTTCACAACCAGAAGGGTTAATAACCTCGAAggtaatttataaaataatatatcaatgataataatagattaAGTTCGATCATTGATATAACCAGAAAGGTATATAAAGGATTAGTTTCCAACCTTTCACAACAAGACATTAGTTTGTCAGGTAATTCGTTATCCCTATATAACTATTAGTTTAGCTTATATAGAAAGGGGAAGAAAAACCATACATAGACAGAGAGatatagatataataaaagatacgatcatatatacatatgaTCAAGGGcctaataatacaaaactAGAAAGTAAACatcttataataatgagtGAAGAATCCAATATAGAAGTTCCTGCGGAACAGAGAAATAATCCAACTTCGGGTAATAACCCGAACAACGAATTATTCCAACAATTATCTCTAACATAATTGCAAGTTACTTTTGTGTATTGTAATTAACAAGATGGTAtatttaaaggaaaaagttCTGCTAGCATCTAATTAAAGACATACTAGCCAAAAACTTATTTTCACataaatcattattttatacAGGGACACCAATACAAACATAAGTTTatgtaattttaattaaaaaattgaacattaaatattaaatactagatataaaaaagaaaaaaaaaagaaaaaaaaaattgaatgatttttggaaaaaatatacctAATAATATGgaagataaaaattaaataatgaaGTTAAAATCTTCATATGGGGAAATAATGATGAAGCTTTAAGTAAAAACCAAATGTTTTCTTGTATGTTTTTCAGCACTTTTTACTAgacaatataataatttgcGTCGATGTGATGaaatataacttttttctctatTTGTTGCAAagctttgttttttttttttttttttctattaagCCGTGTTGCTGATTTATGAATCTTCGTTGTCTGTTCAATATAAATCTTCGTCATTTGTTCGTGATTAGTCTTCGCTATCTTTTCGATATAAATCTCTGTCATTTGTTCGTGGTTAGTCTTCGTTATCTTTTCATTATATGTTTCCGTTATTAGTCTTTGTTGTATGTTTTTCAGCAGTCTTCGGTGTTTTCTCGTTAGATGTTCATAAGATATTCATAAGATGTTCGTCGGTAGTTTCCGTTGCCTatttactaataatatttgtcGTCTGTTCATTAGCAGTCGTCGCCATCTGTTCATTAGCAGTCGTCGCCATTTGTTCGTTAGCAGTCGTCGCCATTTGTTCGTTAGCAGTCGTCGCCATTTGTTCGTTAGCAGTCGTCGCCATTTGTTCGTTAGCAGTCGTCGCCATCTGTTCATTAGCAGTCGTCGCCATTTGTTCGTTAGCAGTCGTCGCCATTTGTTCGTTAGCAGTCGTCGTCGCCATTTGTTCGTTAGCAGTCGTCGCCATTTGTTCATTAGCAGTCGTCGCCATTTGTTCATTAGCAGTCGTCGCCATCTGTTCGTTAGCAGTCTTCGCCATTTGTTCGTTAGCAGT is drawn from Saccharomycodes ludwigii strain NBRC 1722 chromosome V, whole genome shotgun sequence and contains these coding sequences:
- a CDS encoding gag-pol fusion protein (similar to Saccharomyces cerevisiae YGR027W-B | retrotransposon genes), translating into MSEESNIEVPAEQRNNPTSGNNPNNELFQHGANSSSANTPANTEETFNQQTPEPSTNNTRVVVESPFSANTTNRSLIYVPDHLLEAVKTLIKNDAAPNRSNNDTTNQIIESNTIVPMGVPKNKLKLPRGPPNTDFITLADNTDFTRSNKLACASWASLNSHNAKNYKIPWNNFPTTYYESARFNSNTWKRFISQLTPMPYPVSSLSEIVQFIKWYNNFTYRTHENGIHQLLFYTVFSKIKNSSPIDEAENREILNNILPKIFPHKMKDISDNTCSSTIFRDYIEEVFPAHPSTIAVKLLDKYVITNNTTTSDMQTQINTAQSFRYCAKMDAIPDKEIIPYFERKISDCYGESTAHLIRKWMKTPNLTMQELLADLHEYMKISKRYKVSTNPRTDSFLPRKFQINNINRYDNTRYPKRRYNNGYPNRNRNYSRNNHPKSRNYTNHQSHRTTTGNNTTNQSNINNINQNNTNSNPPQSRLADFQPFFPNNSNINCIPQLATTKCPHILIDGGAHSSITNDKQAVTNFIPTSEPLITSANNTPFNIIGTGTIELNLNNYHIAIPVYVAEDDLPYPYIISEYDLRQQNIYKHNTPSDTYLASYTHNFKEIKLTPHARVHVLDKSHIEHNTYSEQLPPNEKPLSAHSICAHFSSKKIKELLQTTRPSVQNLLPRTYNEKILKTLSDKQQCSLCLQAKIHKINNKKEFLANASQPLEIISIDYMELGKQQYLCLIDHYTRYLWMLYTKDKQQTAVHLQNFIQKEINNVPFQIQTIFSDNALEFKSTSVVNLLSSYGIKQKFSPSYQPAINGICERSHRTILNAARAIYLETKCPIEVFPYLIQYCVQWYNLVPHSHTKKTPTESLYGIVRITKALFHPFGCKVIYYSHRQSLKHKLETNSAIGIYLGFNQNQTFAYYVLDLHSQTVAETNTVYFLDHIIGFQELAATAEKHREILQLLKEPTTIKTIATISKPTTSIPTSPSLSEAGKYNEWKNAIINELQNHKSFNTFEIVSTPSKAKLLPTKWVFTVKRDREGNISKYKARLTACGNRDIPLDPVDTTSPTTDITLLKLLLAFCVQYNWHTLTADVKSAYLHANINRDTYLRIPKYLELHYNIPKSQQHQCLKLNRSLYGLSDSGRNWFKYIYNTLTNLNYHPFKSCDTIFYKTIGKIFIIILLYVDDLLIITPNSMASDTAIKEISRTDITIGSVSHLQKFLGLNFEKQKEKLFLWSTYNKHQWLTTPKYTNNPSPSTYITNKDIDQYQNDESTLRSIVGQLNYVALSTRPDLTYATHYLSKTITLKTSHIWKWAQKALSYYHTTKDQRLYYRPTTPSEWKFTIYADSDHGSDPITRKSTSGFIAFIGNCPIYWRTQKSSRIITSSTASELYSLKQAIDSTKWIQNTANEIATITNTKTFPTRTIHQDNTSTINAMSAEFFRYKQWDIIYRYINEMVKMGEIILKYHPTEDLMADALTKPIDSQKFSHHIRNMQIS